DNA from Thermococcus argininiproducens:
ATCCCCATTTGCAGGTAGTAAAAGATTTCCTAAATATTACTATTGCCCTGATATTGTTCTATGCCCTTAAAAAAGCAGGAGTCTTTAGAGTTCATTTGCCTTCGGGTTTTCCCTTTGATACTTCTGAATTCGGCAAGGAGATAAATGCATACATGATGATTTTTGGTGTAGTATTACTCTTTCTTTTATTTAATCTCCTTTAGAGATACTTCCATGACTTCCTCTATTACTTGTAGCTCCTTTAAAAGTCGGTCTAAAGTTATATCTGCCTGACTCACGTCCACAACGGCAACTATTGCTCCTAGTCCAATTTGCTCCATTTCCTCGGCTTCACTAAAGAGAATGTTTATACGATGTCTGCCTAGTAACCCTGTAATCTTGGCCAAAACTCCAGGCTGATCTTTGACCACAAGTTCAATCTCAACTAACTGTTTCCCCGGCAAGGCTATCCTTTCCATATGGACTTCATTCAGCTCAGTATCAATTTCCACTAGGAAATAGGCATCTTTTACAAGTCCTACTTCATAAGCCCATTCTAGAGGAATCTCAACCTTCCCATTTTCTTCGATCTTCAAAAAAATCTTCTGCAGTTTTAGAAAATTTTTTAATTGGATAGATACCAAGAAACGTGGAGGTGCAGATGTGGAACCTTATGGGGTAATTGGGT
Protein-coding regions in this window:
- a CDS encoding ACT domain-containing protein, with the protein product MFLKIEENGKVEIPLEWAYEVGLVKDAYFLVEIDTELNEVHMERIALPGKQLVEIELVVKDQPGVLAKITGLLGRHRINILFSEAEEMEQIGLGAIVAVVDVSQADITLDRLLKELQVIEEVMEVSLKEIK